The Thermotoga caldifontis AZM44c09 genomic interval CTGTCTTCTGCAAACGTTTCAGGAGACAGCACTTTCGGAATAATCTGTGGAATTCTGGCGGCGATCAGCTTCGCGCTCTACACCGTCCTGATGAAAGATTTCTCCAGCAAGTACGGTGCACTGCTCGCCACAGCTGTGTCCACCTTCTCTGCCGGTGTCGTTTATGGCGTTCTGCTCGCCATCTTTCGTAGACTTTCACTACCACACTTGACGTGGCCTGAAACTTTTATCCTGCTCTATGTAGGTATCGGCGTGACAGGTGTTGCCTACGTCACCTTCTTCAAGGCCATTCAGCGTTTCGGTCCAGTGAAGACCAGCGTGATCTTCTACCTCAAACCGGTTGTTGCGAGCCTCTTGGCGCTCCTGCTGCTGTCTGAAACGATGAATGTTCAGAAAATCGTTGGTACCGCGATCGTGGTGGTGTCTTTGTTTTTGAAATGAAAATGTGGTATCATCGTAAACGAGGTAAAATGGGTGAAACGAGCACTCCTGCTTTGCTTAATTGTTTGTTCTGTTTCCTTCGCCCTCTCCATAAAAGTGGGAATCTACGACAATCCACCGCAGGTATTCCTCAAAGACGGCCAACCTGCGGGTCTGTACATCGAAGTGCTCCAGAAGATCGCTGAGGAGAACGGCTGGAAACTGGAATACGTCTTCGCTACCTTCCCGGAACATCTTGAGAATCTGAAAGACGGCAAGATAGACCTGCTTGTCTCCATCGCCTACACACAGGAAAGGGAGAAGCTATACGATTACAACACGGAAGCACTGTTACTGAACTGGGGGGTACTGTGCGTTCACAAGAGTTTTGACTACGGGGACATAACCGACCTCGCCGGCCAGACGATCGCGATCTCGAAAGGCGACGTGTACGGCCAAGCGTTCATGAAAGAGATACAGCGTTACTCGGTGTCTGTGAACTGGCTTGAAGTACCGGATTATCCAGACGTGCTGAGAGCAGTTCAGGAAAAACGTGCCGTGGGCGGTGTGGTGAGCAGGATATACGCCGCGCAAAATCACCAGAAATTCGATGCGAAGATCACCGGAACGATCTTTTCACCCGTTGAACTGAGATTCGCTTTTCCGAAGGGAGCCGAGCTGAACAGCGTTCTGATAGAAAAAATCGACGAGTACCTGCGAAAACTCAAAAGCAACTACCAGAACTACAACGAACTGCTCGCGAAGTACCTCGGTGTGGAGAAAGGAGTCGTTCCTGCCTGGCTGGCGACACTGTTCCTGATAGTCGGTGTGGGTCTGGTACTGTTCGCCGCCTGGTCGCTGAGTCTGAGGGCTTTAGTGAAACAGCGGACCAGACAGCTACAGAAGGCGAACGAGGAGCTGAAGGAGTACAACGAAGAGATCTTCGCACAACAACAGGAACTTGCCGCGTTGAATGAACAACTTCAAAACGCGTACACCCAGCTCGAAAGTTCGATGAAGAGGTTCAGCAACATGCTGGGCTTTCTTTCAAACGTCTCGCCAGAAACACCACATGAAGACTTCTATTCGAGCTTCCTGTTCGCCGCACACAGGTTCGAACCTGTTGCCACCACGGTGCTGATCGACGATGATGAGTGTTACGTCCTCGAAGATGGCACCATCAAACGAACGAAATTGAATTGCTCGCTACAGCTCAACGATGAGGAACTCGTCGAACTGGCGAAGGAAACATTGTCACTACCCCAGACGAAGGCTGTGTGTTACAGATCGAAAGATACGGGAATTTCCCTTCTCTTCTTCTACAACGATTCTTCCTCGAAGATGGTAGAGGAAGATCTCATCAAAGCACTCTATTCGGTGCTGAACATGTACGTGAAGCTCAAGAGGCACGAAGAAACTTTAGCTTCGTTGAGTGAGGGGGTTGCGCGTGCCTTCCTTCAGGCGCTCGAGTTCCACGAGCAATACACCGCAAAGCATTCCGAAACGGTT includes:
- a CDS encoding HD domain-containing phosphohydrolase, whose amino-acid sequence is MKRALLLCLIVCSVSFALSIKVGIYDNPPQVFLKDGQPAGLYIEVLQKIAEENGWKLEYVFATFPEHLENLKDGKIDLLVSIAYTQEREKLYDYNTEALLLNWGVLCVHKSFDYGDITDLAGQTIAISKGDVYGQAFMKEIQRYSVSVNWLEVPDYPDVLRAVQEKRAVGGVVSRIYAAQNHQKFDAKITGTIFSPVELRFAFPKGAELNSVLIEKIDEYLRKLKSNYQNYNELLAKYLGVEKGVVPAWLATLFLIVGVGLVLFAAWSLSLRALVKQRTRQLQKANEELKEYNEEIFAQQQELAALNEQLQNAYTQLESSMKRFSNMLGFLSNVSPETPHEDFYSSFLFAAHRFEPVATTVLIDDDECYVLEDGTIKRTKLNCSLQLNDEELVELAKETLSLPQTKAVCYRSKDTGISLLFFYNDSSSKMVEEDLIKALYSVLNMYVKLKRHEETLASLSEGVARAFLQALEFHEQYTAKHSETVRDYAVKMARKLGLTERETQLIACAALVHDLGKLAVPSSILNKPAKLSAEELALVRQHPVVAANILQRIKGLEEVARIVRHHHERWDGNGYPDGLLGEEIPIGSRIISIADAFEAMTSDRPYRKALSIEKAVSELLDNVAKQFDPDLVKIFLEILAEEGVIVLER
- a CDS encoding DMT family transporter, yielding MHYLYLLVTLLFFSSLEVVTKPISGRVDPFFLTFFRFIVGGTFLILLAALSKRRTERNDFPKLALVGCLNGVISMSLLQLSVKYSNASTAATLVAMNPLFVGVFAQLLGKDRISKKKWLAMALGALGVIVLSSANVSGDSTFGIICGILAAISFALYTVLMKDFSSKYGALLATAVSTFSAGVVYGVLLAIFRRLSLPHLTWPETFILLYVGIGVTGVAYVTFFKAIQRFGPVKTSVIFYLKPVVASLLALLLLSETMNVQKIVGTAIVVVSLFLK